Proteins encoded together in one Musa acuminata AAA Group cultivar baxijiao chromosome BXJ3-6, Cavendish_Baxijiao_AAA, whole genome shotgun sequence window:
- the LOC103990257 gene encoding cytochrome P450 78A5-like, with protein MDSSSSAVESALFLLFLPKTEALPSIVAFLLAALSVLWFYPGGLAWALSRAGRSIPGPRGMVLALSGAAAHRSLATLAETLKATGLMAFSVGLTRFVVSSRPDTAREILNSSAFADRPIKESAYELLFHRAMGFAPFGEYWRNLRRMSATHLFSPKRIAASGEHRRTIAQQMIRDVMASMEKNGAVEVKKVLHFGSLSNVMATVFGKRFDFGKGEGMELEELVTEGYELLGEFNWSDHVPLLSWLDPQGIRKRCRGLVSRVNVFVGGIIGEHRRRRSGGESVDGDFVDVLLDLEKEERLSDSDMVAVLWEMIFRGTDTVAILLEWIMARLVVHQEIQRRAQSELDAVVGNSRAVADGDIPNLPYLQSIVKETLRLHPPGPLLSWARLAIHDVHVGDSFIPAGTTAMVNMWAITHDERIWPNPESFEPERFMEEDVSVLGSDLRLAPFGSGRRVCPGKAVALATVHLWLAQLLQQFKWVPVETGVDLSECLKMSLEMQNSLVCKAFPRY; from the exons ATGGATTCCTCCTCCTCGGCTGTGGAGTCCGCTCtgttccttctcttcctcccGAAGACGGAGGCGCTGCCTTCGATCGTGGCCTTCCTCCTCGCCGCCCTCTCGGTTCTCTGGTTCTACCCCGGCGGGCTCGCATGGGCGCTCTCGAGGGCAGGACGCTCGATCCCCGGCCCTCGGGGCATGGTCCTCGCCTTGTCCGGCGCTGCCGCGCACCGGTCCCTCGCCACGCTCGCCGAAACCCTCAAAGCCACCGGCTTGATGGCCTTTTCCGTCGGCCTCACCCGCTTCGTCGTGTCCAGCCGCCCCGACACCGCCCGGGAGATCCTCAACAGCTCGGCCTTCGCCGATCGCCCCATCAAGGAATCCGCCTACGAGCTCCTCTTCCATCGAGCAATGGGCTTCGCGCCCTTCGGCGAGTACTGGCGCAACCTACGGAGGATGTCCGCCACCCATTTGTTTAGCCCCAAGAGGATCGCCGCTTCGGGAGAACACCGCCGGACCATTGCACAACAAATGATCCGGGACGTAATGGCGAGCATGGAGAAGAATGGGGCGGTGGAGGTGAAGAAAGTCCTGCACTTTGGGTCTCTGAGCAACGTGATGGCGACTGTTTTCGGCAAAAGATTCGATTTTGGGAAGGGCGAGGGCATGGAGTTGGAAGAGCTGGTCACGGAAGGGTACGAGCTACTCGGTGAGTTCAACTGGAGCGATCACGTCCCTCTGTTAAGTTGGTTGGATCCTCAGGGCATCAGAAAGAGGTGCAGGGGACTGGTGTCCAGGGTTAATGTGTTCGTGGGGGGCATCATAGGCGAGCACAGGCGGAGGAGATCTGGTGGAGAGTCGGTCGATGGTGACTTTGTCGATGTGCTGTTAGATCTAGAGAAGGAAGAAAGGCTTTCTGATTCGGACATGGTTGCTGTTCTGTGG GAAATGATCTTTAGAGGAACGGACACTGTTGCTATCCTCCTGGAATGGATCATGGCAAGACTGGTGGTGCACCAGGAGATACAGAGGAGAGCACAGTCGGAGCTCGACGCCGTCGTCGGGAACTCGCGCGCCGTCGCAGACGGCGACATCCCCAACCTGCCCTACCTGCAATCCATAGTCAAGGAAACCCTCCGGTTGCACCCACCCGGCCCCCTTCTCTCCTGGGCGCGCCTCGCCATCCATGACGTTCATGTCGGCGATAGCTTCATCCCTGCAGGGACTACAGCGATGGTGAACATGTGGGCGATAACCCACGACGAGCGCATCTGGCCGAACCCCGAAAGCTTCGAGCCGGAGAGGTTCATGGAGGAGGACGTGAGCGTTCTGGGTTCCGACCTCCGGCTTGCACCTTTCGGGTCTGGAAGAAGGGTGTGCCCTGGCAAAGCCGTAGCCTTGGCTACCGTTCACCTATGGCTGGCGCAGCTGCTGCAGCAGTTCAAATGGGTTCCTGTGGAGACTGGAGTGGACCTGTCCGAGTGCTTAAAGATGTCTCTTGAGATGCAGAATTCTCTGGTGTGCAAGGCCTTCCCAAGATACTGA
- the LOC135641607 gene encoding cleavage stimulation factor subunit 50-like isoform X2 translates to MPVPTQAIDFSTMPETKGSSKTFPKHETRHVSEHKNFARCARFSPDGRFVATGSSDTSIKLFEVSKMKQAVLADSRDGPVRPVIRTFYDHSQPINDLDFHPQSTVLISGAKDNTIKFFDFSKTVARRAFRVIQDTHNVRSVSFHPSGEYLLAGTDHPIPHLYDINTFKCYLTANAHDLNAKAAINQVRYSSTGSMYVTASKDGSIRVWDGVTAQCVRPIVGAHGLMEATSASFTKDQRFILSCGKDSTIKLWEVGTGRLLKQYVGAVHTQFRCQAVFNGTEEFILSIDESSNEVVIWDALTAEKVAIWPSNHVAAPRWIEHSPTEAAFVTCGNDRSVRFWKEIP, encoded by the exons atgcctgttcCAACCCAAGCCATAGATTTCAG TACCATGCCTGAGACAAAAGGTTCATCCAAGACTTTCCCAAAGCATGAGACAAGACATGTTTCAGAGCATAAG aattttgctagatgtgcaaggttTAGTCCTGATGGGCGATTTGTTGCAACTGGAAGTTCAGACACATCTATTAAGCTATTTGAG GTTTCGAAAATGAAGCAAGCGGTGCTTGCAGATTCCAGGGATGGTCCGGTGAGGCCTGTTATTCGGACATTCTATGATCATTCACAG CCAATTAATGATCTAGATTTCCATCCACAAAGTACAGTATTAATATCAGGGGCAAAGGACAACACAATAAA GTTTTTTGATTTCTCCAAAACAGTTGCAAGGAGAGCTTTTAGAGTTATCCAG GACACTCACAATGTGAGATCTGTTTCTTTTCATCCTTCTGGGGAATATCTATTGGCAG GGACTGATCATCCAATTCCTCATTTGTATGATATCAATACTTTCAAGTGTTACTTAACAGCAAATGCTCATGACCTAAATGCTAAAGCTGCTATCAACCAG GTCCGATACTCGTCAACTGGCAGTATGTATGTGACAGCATCAAAAGATGGTTCTATTCGTGTATGGGATGGGGTTACTGCACAATGTGTCCGACCCATAGTTGGTGCACATGGGTTAATGGAGGCTACAAGTGCAAGTTTTACAAAAGATCAAAG GTTCATTCTCTCTTGTGGAAAGGACTCTACCATTAAATTGTGGGAAGTAGGCACTGGAAGACTACTCAAGCAATACGTGGGAGCGGTGCACACGCAGTTTCGTTGTCAG GCTGTCTTCAATGGCACTGAAGAGTTCATTCTATCCATTGATGAATCAAGCAATGAG GTGGTTATTTGGGATGCGCTCACTGCTGAGAAGGTTGCGATCTGGCCATCTAATCATGTAGCTGCCCCCCGGTGGATCGAGCACTCTCCAACAGAGGCAGCCTTTGTTACCTGCGGTAATGACAGGTCTGTCAGGTTCTGGAAGGAAATCCCTTGA
- the LOC135639471 gene encoding ninja-family protein AFP3-like → MEEELSARAPGCQKDFLTRFGAGGGEQGEKRTPWGDGESGETELSLGLSLGGRVGLEPKEKRLVRPSSFSTFPTERDFSANHPVARTCSLQAEDEVEHRKSKELQGLKRLEVNGTVGRKNKIFDKEFARFRNGVVLHRPPAWADTAGRVDASKRFGLASPVSIGSEGSSCSSLYDIDSQPNQGLSNISEVRSSLTATALSDQSICKPKATVLGQHVTCVTEDDDRPRKAARGGPQTKVLEKVGKKMIQDMPCVSTIGDGPNGRRIEGLLYKYGKGEEVKIVCVCHGSFFSPAEFVKHAGSGDVAHPLRHIVVSTLPAKFL, encoded by the exons ATGGAAGAGGAGCTCTCTGCGCGTGCACCGGGCTGCCAGAAGGATTTCTTGACGCGATTTGGAGCTGGCGGCGGGGAACAGGGGGAGAAGAGGACGCCTTGGGGGGATGGAGAGTCGGGAGAGACGGAGCTCAGCCTCGGTCTTTCCTTAGGCGGACGTGTTGGGCTGGAACCCAAGGAGAAGAGGCTTGTCCGGCCCTCTTCCTTCTCGACGTTTCCCACGGAGCGCGACTTCTCCGCGAATCATCCGGTCGCGAGAACGTGCTCCCTGCAGGCGGAGGATGAGGTAGAGCACCGAAAGAGCAAGGAGTTGCAGGGCTTGAAGCGATTGGAGGTCAATGGTACTGTAGGCCGGAAAAACAAGATCTTTGACAAGGAATTCGCAAGGTTTCGGAACGGGGTCGTCCTTCACAGGCCACCGGCGTGGGCTGACACGGCCGGCAGAGTGGACGCATCGAAACGCTTCGGGCTGGCATCGCCCGTCTCGATTGGATCTGAGGGAAGCAGCTGCTCCAGCTTGTATGACATCGACAGCCAGCCAAATCAAG GATTAAGCAACATCTCGGAGGTCAGGAGCTCCTTGACTGCTACAGCATTGTCTGATCAAAGCATTTGTAAGCCAAAAGCTACAGTATTAGGACAACATGTTACCTGTGTCACCGAGGACGATGACCGACCAAGGAAGGCTGCACGAGGAGGACCCCAAACCAAGGTACTAGAAAAGGTGGGAAAGAAAATGATCCAAGACATGCCTTGTGTTTCCACCATAGGAGATGGACCGAACGGAAGAAGAATCGAAGGGTTGCTCTACAAATACGGGAAGGGGGAGGAAGTCAAGATTGTGTGCGTGTGCCATGGCAGCTTCTTCAGCCCTGCTGAGTTTGTCAAGCATGCAGGCAGCGGTGATGTGGCTCACCCACTGAGGCACATTGTTGTCAGTACATTGCCAGCAAAATTCTTGTGA
- the LOC103990085 gene encoding uncharacterized protein LOC103990085 codes for MSSSSKRQGPPKHQNKYAWKPNAGCKINETELGGRLRPYSAVSGVCPRCKEQIDWKRRYGKYKPILEPAKCQKCGKRTVRQAYHNVCSACSKDLGICAKCCGSTNEIIGRDVLEVESERKALEEAIKNSRERDRRTLLRAMNKNRTGAGTTIPKIGDRSREGDLFPVKTIDEYAELTRHHDKNNDEDEDEDKCEDKEVDGYEVEDEENDWNEDEDEDEDEAKM; via the exons atgTCGTCGTCGTCGAAGCGGCAGGGGCCGCCCAAGCACCAGAACAAATACGCATGGAAGCCCAACGCCGGCTGCAAGATCAACGAAACG GAATTGGGAGGAAGGCTTCGCCCCTACTCGGCCGTAAGCGGGGTCTGCCCCCGCTGCAAAGAGCAGATCGATTGGAAGCGAAG ATATGGCAAGTATAAGCCTATTTTGGAGCCCGCAAAGTG TCAAAAATGTGGGAAACGGACCGTCCGGCAGGCTTACCATAATGTCTGCTCCG CGTGCTCGAAGGATCTTGGGATATGTGCAAAATGTTGCGGTAGCACCAATGAGATCATAGGAAG GGATGTCTTAGAAGTGGAGTCTGAACGCAAGGCACTGGAGGAG GCTATTAAGAATTCTCGGGAAAGAGATCGAAGGACTCTTCTTCGCGCT ATGAACAAAAATAGGACTGGAGCTGGGACAACGATTCCAAAAATTGGAGACAGAAGTAGAGAGGGAGATTTGTTTCCTGTTAAAACAATTGATGAGTATGCTGAACTTACAAGacatcatgataaaaataatgATGAGGATGAAGATGAGGACAAATGCGAGGATAAGGAAGTGGATGGTTATGAGGTCGAGGATGAGGAAAATGACTGGAATGAGGatgaggacgaggacgaggacgaggctAAAATGtga